The following nucleotide sequence is from Paracrocinitomix mangrovi.
GTCACTTTTAAACCAGTGGAGAAGAATCAAAATAGTTCAGCTTGGGAGACGGACGCAACTAACAAAAAGACTTGGGTAGATTTGAACCGTGAAGAAATGACAGAGTTGGAAATAGACTTTTCAAAGGAAATTGCACAGGACACAACTATCATTTACGAAGTCACTGGTTCATTCATTACTGAAGGCACTTGCTCTCCATCAAGCATTTCAAAAATAAAGAGGTTGAAAAACTAGCCATTGCACAGTAAGCAAAGCTTACGTCCACCCTTGTCCATCTCACATATACGCCCATTACTTGTCCAAAGTCCAGGCGGCCATCATCAACTTCGCCAAGGCTACATTGATTCAAAACGGTCGGACAGCCATAGTCCTGAGGTTTGGCCAGCACTCTCGATAGCAATCGGGATCGCACACAATTCAACTACAATTTCATTTTCGTTGAACAAAGTAAATTGCTAGCTTTACCTAAACGTTATGTACAATTACCAATGGTACGTTTACTTCTTCTCAAACTAATAATTTTGGTTTTTGCATCTTGTTCTAATCAAGAACCAGAGAGCTATATTCAACAGGTAGACAACAAACAGAATGTAATTTATTCAGAACCAAATTTTGATACTACAATTCAGAACATGACGCTCTCTATGTATAATGAGGACTACCAACTAGAAATAAAAATGTATTCACTCAATGATAGTTTGGTCAAGAACCCCATTTACATAAATTCAGAAGAATATGACACAATTACAAAAGTCACTCATAATAATGTAGCTTCAATTATTTTAAATAAAGGATCACAAGAAATTTTTCAAAAAACTGTTTACAAGGAAACCTTTGAAGACAGTTTGGATCCAGAAATGATGGACAACATTCACTTGTACAGTGTCAATTATGAAGCTGTTCGAACTAACAGACTTTATTTTGAAGCAAATCTTGGTGTTCCAGAAACTGAAGTGACTTTTGAAGCGCAATTAGCAATTTTCTACCAAACAGATAAACTTGGTCGTCTAGACTACTGGGGAGTAAAACCTTTGGAATAATATTAGCTTGAAAACTGTGCATAACACAGTAGGTAAAGCGCATGTCCCTCCTTTTTTTTGCCAAATCTCCTGTTAGCTATCGGGATCGCACGCAAATCAACTACAATTTCATTTTCGTTGAACAAAGTAAATTGCTAGCTTTAGCCAAACGTTATGGGCATTTATAAATTCTACCTGATATTGATTTTCCTAATAGTGTCAAAATCATACGCTCAGGAAATTCGTCTGGAAATTTATAATAGCACCAAGTTTGATCTTTCAAATGTGCAGTTAGGTGGAGAATCAATCAAATTGCTAAAATCCGGAAAGACTAAAACCTTAATTGTTAAAACTGCAATTGATTGGCAAGA
It contains:
- a CDS encoding DUF4738 domain-containing protein produces the protein MVFASCSNQEPESYIQQVDNKQNVIYSEPNFDTTIQNMTLSMYNEDYQLEIKMYSLNDSLVKNPIYINSEEYDTITKVTHNNVASIILNKGSQEIFQKTVYKETFEDSLDPEMMDNIHLYSVNYEAVRTNRLYFEANLGVPETEVTFEAQLAIFYQTDKLGRLDYWGVKPLE